A window of Citrus sinensis cultivar Valencia sweet orange chromosome 7, DVS_A1.0, whole genome shotgun sequence contains these coding sequences:
- the LOC102622900 gene encoding uncharacterized protein LOC102622900, whose translation MWHRSASFILDKNQNDTVYPADSVTLTPPPPSISTPQNPNPNLNRNMSMSAYYQTRAAHHGVVTSDWLAQSQEAATRAVATGGQEIVDGGKSGRAFSVIDEFNNWRKQPDLAEAVAAIRALAAVIRNSEAKTMMELEIELKKASDSLKSWDTTSISLTAGCDLFMRYVTRTSALEYEDFNSARSRLIERAEKFGEISYKARKIIAMLSQDFIFDGCTILVHGFSRVVMEVLKMAAQNKKLFRVLCTEGRPDRSGLRLANELAKLDVPVKLLIDSAVAYTMDEVDMVFVGADGVVESGGIINMMGTYQIALVAHSMNKPVYVAAESYKFARLYPLDQKDMGPALRPIDFGVPIPSKVEVETSARDYTPPQYLTLLFTDLGVLTPSVVSDELIQLYL comes from the exons ATGTGGCACAGATCAGCATCTTTTATCCTGGACAAAAACCAAAACGACACCGTTTATCCGGCCGATTCCGTCACTCTAACTCCACCACCACCCTCAATCTCCACGCCCCAAAACCCTAACCCTAATCTTAACCGAAACATGTCTATGTCGGCGTACTACCAGACACGGGCGGCGCACCACGGCGTCGTGACTAGCGACTGGCTGGCGCAGTCGCAGGAGGCGGCCACGAGGGCAGTAGCGACGGGCGGACAGGAGATAGTTGATGGAGGGAAAAGCGGGAGGGCGTTTAGTGTGAttgatgagtttaataatTGGAGAAAGCAACCGGATTTGGCTGAGGCTGTGGCGGCTATACGTGCTCTGGCGGCTGTTATTAGGAATAGTGAAGCGAAGACGATGATGGAGCTTGAAATTGAGCTCAAAAAAGCCTCCGATTCGCTTAAA TCTTGGGACACGACATCTATTTCGCTGACAGCAGGCTGTGACCTGTTCATGCGATACGTTACCAGAACTTCAGCTTTAGAATATGAGGATTTTAATTCAGCTAGATCTCGATTGATTGAACGTGCAGAGAAGTTTGGAGAGATATCTTATAAG GCACGAAAGATCATTGCAATGCTTAGTCaagattttatatttgatgGTTGTACTATTTTGGTGCACGGCTTTTCCAGAGTTGTCATGGAAGTACTGAAGATGGCAGCACAAAATAAGAAACTCTTTAGAGTTCTCTGCACAG AGGGAAGGCCAGACAGATCAGGACTAAGATTGGCCAATGAGCTGGCCAAACTTGATGTTCCAGTGAAGCTCCTAATAGATTCTGCAGTTGCATATACAATGGACGAAGTGGATATGGTATTTGTTGGAGCAGATGGAGTGGTCGAAAGTGGAGGCATTATTAACATGATGGGTACTTACCAGATTGCATTGGTTGCACACAGCATGAACAAACCAGTTTATGTGGCAGCTGAGAGCTACAag TTTGCTCGTCTTTATCCATTGGACCAGAAAGACATGGGTCCTGCTTTACGCCCCATTGATTTTGGGGTACCCATACCATCCAAGGTTGAGGTTGAGACATCTGCTCGGGATTATACTCCTCCACAATATCTTACTCTGCTATTCACAGATTTAGGTGTTCTTACTCCATCTGTAGTTAGTGATGAGCTTATTCAGCTTTACTTGTAA